A single Panthera uncia isolate 11264 chromosome E2 unlocalized genomic scaffold, Puncia_PCG_1.0 HiC_scaffold_19, whole genome shotgun sequence DNA region contains:
- the TOMM40 gene encoding mitochondrial import receptor subunit TOM40 homolog: MGNVLAASSPPAGPPPPPAPALVGLPPPPPSPPGFTLPPLGGGLGAGAGAGRGSERTPGAAAGSAAGTADDGACGCLPNPGTFEECHRKCKELFPIQMEGVKLTVNKGLSNHFQVNHTVTLSTIGESNYHFGVTYVGTKQLSPTEAFPVLVGDMDNSGSLNAQVIHQLGPGLRSKMAIQTQQSKFVNWQVDGEYRGSDFTAAVTLGNPDVLVGSGKRRRAWRVDLSPSFPSTSSPLSGHPFPPSGNGQGQT; this comes from the exons ATGGGGAACGTCTTGGCCGCTAGCTCGCCTCCCGcagggccgccgccgccgcccgcgcccgccCTCGTGGGACTGCCGCCGCCTCCGCCCTCTCCTCCGGGCTTCACGCTGCCGCCACTCGGGGGCGGTCTGGGCGCTGGGGCTGGTGCGGGTCGAGGTTCGGAAAGGACCCCCGGTGCTGCGGCCGGCAGCGCCGCAGGGACTGCGGACGATGGGGCCTGCGGCTGCCTGCCCAACCCGGGCACGTTCGAGGAGTGCCACCGGAAGTGCAAGG AGCTGTTTCCCATTCAGATGGAAGGTGTCAAGCTCACAGTCAACAAAGGGTTGAGTAACCATTTCCAG GTGAACCACACGGTAACCCTCAGCACAATCGGGGAGTCCAACTACCACTTCGGGGTCACGTACGTGGGGACAAAGCAGCTGAGTCCCACAGAG GCATTCCCCGTGCTGGTGGGTGACATGGACAATAGCGGCAGCCTCAATGCTCAGGTCATTCACCAGCTGGGCCCTGGCCTCAGGTCCAAGATGGCCATCCAG ACCCAGCAGTCCAAGTTCGTGAACTGGCAGGTGGATGGGGAGTACCGGGGTTCTGACTTCACGGCCGCCGTCACTCTGGGGAACCCGGACGTCCTGGTGGGTTCAGGTAAGAGACGCAGGGCTTGGAGGGTAGATCTCAgtcccagctttcccagcacGTCCAGTCCCTTGTCTGGACATCCTTTCCCACCGTCCGGAAATGGCCAGGGGCAGACGTGA